From one Nilaparvata lugens isolate BPH chromosome 2, ASM1435652v1, whole genome shotgun sequence genomic stretch:
- the LOC111050844 gene encoding uncharacterized protein LOC111050844, whose protein sequence is MAPNHVCKLCDKKFELASSLKRHCIQKHPSSVTPARSKMKPNHVCKLCAKKFGSASSLKRHFIQKHPSSVSPRQLPSHLYKCGICNMGNSSLQKLENHLKENHDISIESEKFEFNGHEDFEIWKRSVEKKCFFVKYRPKSIKEGSNTIRSYMRCNRCGIFKGETSPTKRKRHLKIQGSSKIGAFCPARIIATTDKNGKISVDFRKTHVGHDLELAHIPLSVEDKKLLASKISQKIPFDTIIEDLQSSVGDEKERKHLVKKSDLRNIVKYSLKVNETLETENDFSHDDSQLSTNTNNLNSNEAVGKEFIASAVEKAKLDNDEVEAGIRELRNCFEDLVNECRGDKECVNSLKDCLRKFKSERKKMTAALHSQKNKI, encoded by the coding sequence ATGGCCCCGAATCATGTATGTAAGCTATGTGACAAGAAGTTTGAATTGGCTTCCTCTCTTAAGAGACATTGCATCCAAAAGCATCCTTCATCAGTTACTCCTGCTCGAAGTAAAATGAAACCAAATCATGTATGTAAGTTATGTGCCAAGAAGTTTGGATCGGCTTCTTCTCTTAAGAGACATTTTATCCAAAAACATCCTTCGTCAGTTTCTCCTCGTCAGCTTCCttctcatttatataaatgtggCATCTGTAATATGGGTAACAGCTCATTGCagaaacttgaaaatcatttaaaagaaAATCATGACATTTCAATAGAGAGCGAAAAATTCGAGTTCAATGGTCATGAAGATTTTGAAATCTGGAAAAGgtctgtagaaaaaaaatgcTTTTTTGTCAAATATCGACCAAAGTCCATTAAAGAAGGCAGCAATACTATAAGGTCATATATGCGTTGCAATCGATGTGGCATCTTCAAGGGCGAGACCTCGCCTACGAAGAGGAAACGCCACTTGAAAATTCAGGGGTCATCAAAAATAGGTGCCTTCTGCCCTGCCAGAATTATAGCCACAACTGATAAGAATGGCAAAATATCCGTTGATTTTAGAAAGACCCATGTTGGACATGACTTGGAGCTTGCACATATCCCACTGTCAGTTGAGGACAAAAAGTTATTAGCTTCtaaaatttctcaaaaaattcCGTTTGATACAATtatagaagatttgcagtcatcAGTGggtgatgaaaaagaaagaaagcaTCTTGTAAAAAAGAGTGACCTACGAAACATTGTTAAATACTCGCTTAAAGTAAACGAAACTCTGGAAACAGAGAATGATTTCAGTCATGATGATAGTCAACTATCAACAAATACtaataatttaaattcaaatgaaGCTGTAGGAAAAGAATTCATTGCATCAGCAGTGGAAAAAGCAAAATTGGATAATGATGAAGTTGAAGCAGGTATAAGAGAGCTTCGAAATTGTTTCGAAGACCTCGTGAATGAATGTCGTGGTGATAAAGAGTGTGTCAATTCGTTGAAAGATTGTTTAAGAAAGTTCAAGTCCGAGAGAAAAAAGATGACGGCTGCACTGCATTcccagaaaaataaaatataa